From the Scomber scombrus chromosome 22, fScoSco1.1, whole genome shotgun sequence genome, the window ATCTTTCTCCCAAGATGTCTTCCCCGAGTTGGAGCCCCATTGTTGGATTTTACTGGATGCTTTGCGTCTGGGCTGCCTGGCTCTCCGGCTGTGAGGCAGTGTTGTCTCCAAATGGGACCATATTTGAGGACAACTGCAAGAAAACGACAACTTGTGAGGCACTTAAATACAACACATGTTTGGGGTCGCCTTTACCTTATACGCACACATCTCTGATCCTGGCGGAGGACTCCAGCACCCAAGAAGAGGCTTTTGAGAAGTTGACCATGTGGTCTGGTAAGAATTAATAggtccaacaaaaaaaaactataagatgatctttcatattttatagcCTATAGGTTGTAGGAATGAGAGAGATGATCCAATAAGAAAAGAGTAGAGGCAAATAAATCTCAGCTGTTACATTAAATTACAGGATAAAAATGCCTAAAAAGAGAGAATGCATTAAAGTCATCAATCAATAATGTTAATTGCTATAAGATTATTTATTATAGGGGTTATCATGGCTATCAAATTGagggaaatatatatatttgtgtgtgtgtgtgtgtgtttaatttaataatttgagCTTCCAATTGTATGTtatcaaatattaaataaatgcataaataagggatctattttaataactgaaccagactgatattgaaatattctgttttaattgttttaaatataataacagtATTTATTAGTATGACAATGGGACTGATGACAAGTACTCAGGGGGTAGAAATAGGAAGAGAGTATCAGGAAATGAAGGGTTAAAAGCCATTAAAGGCAACAAAAGGAATCACCCATAGGTGTTAACCAGCAAACAATGGGTGAATCTCACtaataaaaggttttttagaTATCCTGCAAGAGGCTTTTCTCATTCATAAGCAGACACTAATGAAGTGTCAGACACAGGTCATTGGCTCTCAGGTGTCAAGGTCTTCCACACTGTCCCTTGTATTGTTGGatatggaggagagagaggactgtGTATGATCATCAGTatcatcatcttttttctcccctcatCCTGCACATGCTCGGAGGAGATAAATAGTAGTCATGCATTACTATTCCTGTTTTTAGCAGgattttaaatcatgttttttgtcCTGCCTCTTTCTACCAAACTGCTGCCTGTTGATGGAAACattattcctctgtgtgtcACCACTGGAAGTTCACATTTCACAGAATTCACTTTAATCGGAGCTGAAACAATCACTCTATTAATAGATGAGGTATTGACACAGCAGCAACTGAGgtaattgattattattttttggacACTTGgcaagacaaaacaagacactgGATGAAGTCACCTCTCTCTACAGACTAAACTATTCATTGATTAATAGGGACAATAGTTTAGATCGgttgacaatgaaaataatctttactCGCAGTCTAAATAGAGACATTCTATCCtgtcttgtgtgtttttcatcataAGTTAAGACCATTTGTTATTGAGTATTATCAGTCATATTCATTATCAAGTCTGTATCTCAAGATTGATTTCAGGTGTTACTTTTTAGGTTTGCGGAACGCTCCTCGCTGCTGGTCGGTCATCCAGCCTCTCCTCTGTGCCGTCTACATGCCAAAATGTGAAAACGGTCGAGTCGAGCTGCCCAGCCAGACTCTGTGTCTGTCTACACGTCGGCCATGCAGCATCGTGGACCAGGAAAGAGGCTGGCCCAACTTCCTCACATGTGACAAATTCCCCCAGGGCTGCCCGGTACGCAACAGCACgctttatttttatctttatttaacgTCTTGTGGTATTTACTTGGTCCTTTTTTagggaaatgtctcttttcactgtaaggtcagaggtcaggaaCCCTGGACTTTTTAGCAGTGTGCATTCTGGTAGTGCTGGAAAAActatccattcattcattcattatttgatcaacagaaaatgagcTTATGAATTAGCATATGAAGTTGCAGAGTTGTTGTAACGTTTTTCCCTTGCATCCTCCCATCATGTGCAGAATGAGGTGCAGAAGCTGAAGTTCAACATGTCGGGGCAGTGCGAAGCCCCCCTGGTGAAGACGGACATTCAGTCGAGTTGGTACAAGGACGTGGAGGGCTGCGGCATCCAGTGTGACAACCCTCTGTTCACCGTGGACGAGCACAATGACATGCACGCTTACATCGCTTACTTTGGAACCATCACGCTCCTCTGCACCTTCTTCACCCTGGTGAGTCGAAATGACTGCACCCATGATTCTGTTTTTACACCTAGATATTCCTCTTTTCAACTCCCTTATCTGACTTGGACCATTTCTCTCATTTCAGGCCACGTTTCTCGCTGACTGGAAGAACTCCAACCGATATCCAGCTGTCATCCTCTTCTACATCAACGCCTGTTTCTTCGTCGGCAGCATCGGCTGGCTGGCTCAGTTCCTGGACGGAGCGCGCAAAGAGATTGTGTGCAAGAGTGACAACACCATGCGACTCGGGGAGCCGTCGTAAGTGACTTTTCTCAACCCATCAATCATGACTTTAgattatttgtttctttatttgccTTTAGCCAAAATAAACCAGacaaggaatttaaaaaaaccctaaaaagtCCCTTCTTCTGTTGTGTCCTTCTCCACAGCTCATCAGAAACGCTGTCATGCGtcaccatcttcatcatcgTTTACTACTCCCTGATGTCAGGCGTGATTTGGTTCGTCATGCTCACCTACGCCTGGCACACATCCTTCAAAGCTCTGGGCACCACCCAACAGCCGCTGTCTGGTCGGACCTCCTACTTCCACATGGTCACCTGGTCCATTCCCTTCGTCCTCACCGTGGCCATATTGGCTATCGCTGAGGTGTGTAAAGAGCCATTTGggacttttttcttctgtaatgTTATATAACACTAATCATTGTCTAatttgttgtgtctgtgttgtgtgtgtggtgctccACAGGTGGACGGAGACTCGGTTAGTGGGATCTGTTTTGTGGGCTACAAAAACTACAGATACCGTGCTGGGTTTGTGCTGGCACCCATTGGAGTGGTGCTTGTTGTCGGTGGCTACTTCCTCATTCGGGGTGAGTAGCTTAAAGATcagtaacacatttttttatgtttgacgCTCAAGTCAAACAAGCACAGTTACATCCTTTTGAAAAAGCAATTCTAACTCTTATATCCAAATCTGTTTTGGCtttgaagtgtttttctcaaattcagttcatttctcttttcaggGGTGATGACACTGTTTTCCATCAAGAGTAACCACCCAGGACTGTTGAGTGAGAAAGCGGCCAGCAAAATCAATGAGACAATGCTTAGACTCGGTACGTTCTGTCATCTGTTGTCCATTACAATTTCACAACACACTGATGACCTGGGAGAAAAACAAgcgtaaaaaaaaacaacttttcccTCCATTATTTTGAGTCTGTATCAGCATGTCATTGGGAACACTGGACACACAATGTAAACAGTTTTGATGTGCCAGCCCATGGGGAAATTCCTGTTTATAATGTCGTCTCCGCAGGATGAGCTTGGACCATCATCATTCTCTAATATCCCCAGGTCATGTCTTTAGAAATGAGTCAAAGGAAAATAAGCTGGATTTGACTCACTATTCCACTTTACCATCCAACTTAGTTATATTTTCCTTTGTGTATGACGGGAATCGGGAGGGAAGTGTGCAGTATCTAATATCTAATATctaatttttttgtcttctttcaaCCTTGTCAGGGATATTTGGATTCCTCGCTTTCGGCTTTGTTTTAATCACCTTCGGCTGCCACTTCTACGACTTCTTCAACCAGGCTGAATGGGAGAGGAGCTTCAGAGAATACGTGCTGTAAGttttatcctcctcttccttcgtTTAGGTGTCTGAAATCCCCTTCGTCTCCCGCTGTAGTAGCAGTAACAAAGCTTTACACCTGCCTGTGTCAGAGTTTCAGCTTTGCGTTGAAGCATACACAGAAATCCACAATCTGATGCTGTTGAGTCTCCAAACCGCTGCTCAACCGCTCAGCTTACAGACGTGAATGCAGCCCTATTTCCCCACAGTGTTGACACTGGCTGGACTGGATTTAATTTAGCCTCAAAAATGTAAACCACTCTCTCCTGGCCCAACAAGTAAAAGGCTGTCTTATTTACCAGATCAAGCATTTGAATGTACCTCAGTCATCTAGCAAGAAGGAGGAGCGGGAGACACACACATGGCATATGGCATGGTCATGAcatagatattttatattttcaacaGGTGTGAAGCAAATGTGACAATCGCCTCTCAGACCAACAAGCCAATCCCAGAATGCAACATTAAGAACCGGCCCAGTCTAATGGTGGAGAAAATCAACCTGTTCTCCATGTTTGGGACGGGGATTGCTATGAGCACGTGGGTCTGGACCAAAGCCACCATCCTCATCTGGAAACGCACCTGGTGCAAGTAAGCAAACATGAAATGAAGTTGGACCTCTCTTTTCGACTGTGGCTATATACTTTTCATTTAGAAAGAAGTGTCAGAAAATGAAGTGctgaatatttgtattttatatttctgtgcTCTAAAATAATCTCTTCTCATTGCCTGTGTTCACATCATGGCTATCTATCCACATCCATATATGGTTTTGAATATTTGATGACACTGTGGGTCTAATTTTTATGACTCAGACATGCATAAACTAAGCAGTGTTTCCCTGCCAAACATCTCTGAAATAATTGGGGATTTTCACTTGATCATTTGACAGTGTTGAAGCATAAACTTTGTCAAAATCCTGCAGGGCGTCTCCAGTGAAGTTATGTTTGCACTGTTAATCCTCACAAGGGCTAAACTGTGACTTGGATTTAGACTCATAggaatttgttttgttgtagctttgaaaaaaaagtgtaattaagCTGCTTGGAATGATTGTTT encodes:
- the smo gene encoding protein smoothened, translating into MSSPSWSPIVGFYWMLCVWAAWLSGCEAVLSPNGTIFEDNCKKTTTCEALKYNTCLGSPLPYTHTSLILAEDSSTQEEAFEKLTMWSGLRNAPRCWSVIQPLLCAVYMPKCENGRVELPSQTLCLSTRRPCSIVDQERGWPNFLTCDKFPQGCPNEVQKLKFNMSGQCEAPLVKTDIQSSWYKDVEGCGIQCDNPLFTVDEHNDMHAYIAYFGTITLLCTFFTLATFLADWKNSNRYPAVILFYINACFFVGSIGWLAQFLDGARKEIVCKSDNTMRLGEPSSSETLSCVTIFIIVYYSLMSGVIWFVMLTYAWHTSFKALGTTQQPLSGRTSYFHMVTWSIPFVLTVAILAIAEVDGDSVSGICFVGYKNYRYRAGFVLAPIGVVLVVGGYFLIRGVMTLFSIKSNHPGLLSEKAASKINETMLRLGIFGFLAFGFVLITFGCHFYDFFNQAEWERSFREYVLCEANVTIASQTNKPIPECNIKNRPSLMVEKINLFSMFGTGIAMSTWVWTKATILIWKRTWCKIIGRSDNEPKRIKKSKMIAKAFAMRKELHKDPEKELSFSMHTVSHDGPVAGINFEINEPSNDMSSAWAQHVTKIVARRGAILPQDISVTPTGTPVPPPEERNRLWMVEAEISPEMMKRKKKKKKRKKEVRPVEDVVDHQPYRQREFGRSSVPRLPKLPCHPSLVANLREHQRQQQKLEEEVLPGSYPDFQPSHPLSCEERCPYPPYQSSRSRYDRSLHSNQLTFNDRPEDLGLGPRCPPPAYTCQPSVSSRYPREVNLTDGLSERLAHVARVPAGRRAGYGPIHSRTNLMEAELMDADSDF